From one Streptomyces sp. NBC_01478 genomic stretch:
- a CDS encoding TetR/AcrR family transcriptional regulator, protein MTATQTAGRRYGGREAAQRQQERRTRLIQAGLDLFGTSGYASVSVKQVCSHAGLTQRYFYESFRDREDLLAGVYNDLIATIQAETAQAAAAAAPDVDAQLRAGLEVFIRTLAGDARMARLVLIEVVGASPRLEVRRREVLHEFAAMVAAVVGPLPAPEASSSRLAMTAMSLVGGVNELLVDWTLGHQKAAVEELIDLSYTLFIAAYRAISDQS, encoded by the coding sequence ATGACCGCCACACAGACCGCCGGGCGGCGCTACGGCGGACGTGAAGCGGCGCAACGACAGCAGGAGCGCCGCACCCGACTCATCCAGGCGGGCCTCGACCTGTTCGGCACGTCCGGATACGCGTCGGTCTCCGTCAAGCAGGTGTGCTCGCATGCCGGACTGACCCAGCGCTACTTCTACGAGTCGTTCCGCGACCGCGAAGACCTTCTCGCCGGGGTCTACAACGACCTGATCGCTACGATCCAAGCCGAAACCGCGCAGGCCGCTGCCGCCGCCGCACCCGATGTCGACGCCCAACTGCGCGCCGGTCTTGAGGTGTTCATCCGCACACTGGCCGGCGACGCCCGCATGGCCCGCTTGGTGCTCATCGAGGTCGTGGGCGCCAGTCCCCGCCTCGAAGTGCGTCGCCGTGAGGTCCTGCACGAATTCGCCGCGATGGTCGCCGCCGTCGTCGGACCGCTCCCCGCCCCGGAAGCCTCCTCCAGCCGGCTCGCCATGACCGCGATGAGCCTGGTCGGCGGAGTCAACGAACTCCTCGTGGACTGGACGCTCGGTCACCAGAAGGCAGCCGTCGAAGAACTGATCGACCTGTCCTACACCCTGTTCATCGCGGCCTACCGAGCCATCAGCGATCAGTCCTGA
- a CDS encoding metal-dependent hydrolase — MFRAAHAHPERPSEPIDHHDLVLQPRDVTFDWGTTPLHWLPGEPFATHTFDVLHLMLPELERWFVRTFEQALPLITDDRLREDVRGFIGQEAMHAEAHQEVLEHLLAKGLDPTPYTLQSEWIFRRVLGDRPELTPAATHAHLLQRLALIAAFEHFTAYMGHWILSNGHLDQVGADPAMLDLFRWHGAEEVEHRSVAFDLLVHLDPRYRRRVVGMLVTAPVLTRLWIRGVRFLMSADPELDDRVKVRFRDYLAAARKDLLPPPVSFARSVLRYFRPGYHPTQEGSTQQAVAYLAASPAARAAAQ, encoded by the coding sequence ATGTTCCGAGCCGCACATGCCCACCCGGAGCGTCCGTCCGAGCCCATCGACCACCACGACCTGGTGCTGCAACCCCGGGACGTCACCTTCGACTGGGGCACCACCCCGCTGCACTGGCTGCCGGGTGAGCCCTTCGCGACCCACACCTTCGATGTGCTCCACCTCATGCTCCCCGAACTCGAACGCTGGTTCGTGCGCACCTTCGAGCAGGCACTGCCACTGATCACCGACGACCGGCTGCGCGAGGACGTGCGCGGTTTCATCGGCCAGGAAGCGATGCACGCCGAGGCGCACCAGGAGGTCCTGGAGCACCTGCTCGCCAAGGGGCTGGACCCGACTCCGTACACCCTGCAGTCCGAATGGATCTTCCGCAGGGTGCTCGGAGACCGGCCGGAGCTGACACCGGCCGCCACCCACGCGCACCTCCTCCAACGACTCGCCCTCATAGCGGCCTTCGAGCACTTCACCGCGTACATGGGTCACTGGATTCTCAGCAACGGGCACCTGGACCAGGTCGGCGCGGACCCCGCGATGCTCGATCTGTTCCGCTGGCACGGCGCGGAAGAGGTCGAACACCGCTCGGTCGCATTCGACCTGCTGGTGCACCTCGATCCCCGCTACCGGCGCCGCGTGGTCGGCATGCTCGTCACCGCTCCGGTGCTGACCCGGTTGTGGATCCGCGGAGTCCGCTTCCTGATGAGCGCCGACCCCGAACTCGACGACCGGGTCAAGGTCCGCTTCCGCGACTACCTGGCCGCGGCCCGCAAGGACCTGTTGCCCCCGCCGGTCTCGTTCGCCCGCTCGGTGCTGCGCTACTTCCGCCCCGGCTACCACCCGACCCAGGAGGGCTCGACCCAGCAGGCGGTCGCCTACCTGGCGGCGTCCCCTGCCGCCCGAGCGGCTGCCCAGTGA
- a CDS encoding DUF6114 domain-containing protein produces the protein MTSAGAPAHPHSDSGFTRARRDFRTWRRTRPFWAGLLVLLAAAPIIYFPYFNLSLGALSVAMSTTAGAGSLVIGLTLIVLGGLLWFQPIIRFFAGCVAVFLGVLSLPISNFGGFFFGTLLAATGGLLALAWGPVGGDGHPEDVPDGPEEPSAAVVRAGGQGSE, from the coding sequence ATGACGAGTGCCGGTGCGCCCGCGCACCCCCACAGTGACAGCGGCTTCACCCGCGCTCGCCGGGACTTCCGGACCTGGCGGCGCACCCGCCCCTTCTGGGCGGGCCTGCTGGTGCTCCTTGCCGCTGCGCCCATCATCTACTTCCCGTATTTCAACCTCTCCCTGGGCGCCCTGTCCGTGGCGATGTCCACCACCGCAGGGGCTGGGTCGCTGGTCATCGGCCTGACTCTGATCGTCCTTGGCGGACTCCTCTGGTTCCAGCCGATCATCAGGTTCTTCGCGGGCTGCGTCGCGGTGTTCCTCGGCGTGCTGTCCCTTCCCATCTCCAACTTCGGCGGCTTCTTCTTCGGCACGCTGCTCGCGGCGACGGGCGGACTCCTGGCTCTGGCATGGGGCCCGGTGGGCGGGGACGGGCATCCGGAGGACGTACCCGACGGACCTGAAGAGCCGTCAGCCGCAGTCGTCCGGGCGGGAGGACAGGGGAGTGAGTGA
- a CDS encoding SDR family oxidoreductase, translating into MAAPPKYPYTFSRRDREGLSRTQPLTGRVIAVTGAGRGIGRAVAARLAAAGAAVAIGDLDAELARETAGAIGARPGGRLLGLSLDVTDTPSFDDFLRTVETELGPIDVLINNAGIMWVGPFAEEPEEAALRQFDVNVHGVLRGMKLVIPGMRKRGRGHVVNIASAASKVAPAGEATYAATKHALHGYSTAVRAELRGTGVHVSLVMPGVVDTELAVGTATGPTRRLTTDQVADAVLDVVLRPRFEVFVPRRIAALTRLAALLPGRARDALHHLLVPDQLAALPDRSVRAAYEQRTRTARLPEG; encoded by the coding sequence GTGGCAGCACCGCCCAAATACCCGTACACATTCAGCCGGAGAGACCGCGAGGGGCTCTCCCGCACACAACCGCTGACCGGCCGAGTGATCGCGGTCACCGGGGCGGGCCGCGGGATCGGGCGTGCCGTCGCAGCCCGGCTCGCTGCGGCCGGAGCCGCCGTGGCGATCGGCGATCTCGACGCGGAGCTTGCCAGGGAGACGGCCGGCGCCATCGGCGCGCGTCCCGGTGGCCGACTGCTCGGGCTGTCTCTCGACGTGACCGACACTCCTTCCTTCGATGACTTCCTGCGCACCGTCGAGACCGAGCTGGGGCCGATCGACGTACTGATCAACAACGCCGGAATCATGTGGGTGGGCCCTTTCGCGGAGGAACCGGAGGAAGCCGCCCTGCGCCAGTTCGACGTCAACGTCCACGGCGTACTGCGTGGGATGAAACTCGTGATCCCGGGGATGCGGAAACGCGGGCGCGGCCACGTGGTGAACATCGCCTCCGCCGCCAGCAAGGTCGCCCCGGCGGGCGAGGCGACCTACGCGGCGACGAAGCACGCCCTCCACGGCTACAGCACAGCCGTCCGCGCCGAACTGCGCGGCACCGGAGTGCACGTGTCCCTGGTGATGCCCGGCGTCGTGGACACCGAGCTGGCCGTGGGCACCGCGACCGGCCCCACCCGGCGCCTGACGACGGATCAGGTTGCCGACGCGGTGCTCGACGTCGTGCTGCGCCCGCGGTTCGAGGTCTTCGTTCCACGCCGGATAGCAGCCCTGACCCGGTTGGCCGCGCTGCTGCCGGGCCGCGCCCGCGACGCCCTGCATCACCTCCTTGTCCCCGACCAGCTCGCCGCTCTGCCCGACCGGTCGGTCCGCGCGGCCTACGAGCAACGCACCCGGACCGCCCGCCTGCCCGAAGGATGA
- a CDS encoding DUF6230 family protein gives MSQRIGKTHWKRFAIGAVPTVAATAAVAISMAQGALAASFSISGSAFQVSAGKLSGTGFANYATVDVAKNGKHVPVSVSSIKNAKVTDMCQSVPVDIPVLGTYTMSLKAGGSGTPVKAKDLYIDMTDLQAKKGTFKNVDIGVATGSMTKGQVNPKDHVDPDGYAQEADAVEIIDAHQTVWATTAGTFELAGLHMNIASGRHDCF, from the coding sequence ATGTCCCAGCGAATCGGCAAGACCCACTGGAAGCGTTTCGCCATCGGCGCGGTGCCGACCGTGGCCGCCACGGCTGCCGTCGCCATTTCCATGGCCCAGGGCGCCCTGGCCGCTTCGTTCAGCATCTCCGGTTCCGCCTTCCAGGTCTCGGCCGGCAAGTTGAGCGGCACCGGATTCGCCAACTACGCCACGGTGGACGTCGCCAAGAACGGCAAGCACGTGCCCGTCTCCGTCTCGTCCATCAAGAACGCGAAGGTCACCGACATGTGTCAGTCCGTCCCGGTGGACATCCCCGTCCTCGGGACCTACACGATGTCGCTCAAGGCCGGCGGGTCGGGTACGCCGGTCAAGGCCAAGGACCTGTACATCGACATGACAGACCTCCAGGCCAAGAAGGGCACCTTCAAGAACGTCGACATCGGCGTCGCCACCGGTTCCATGACCAAGGGCCAGGTCAACCCGAAGGACCACGTCGATCCCGACGGCTACGCCCAGGAGGCGGACGCGGTCGAGATCATCGATGCCCACCAGACGGTCTGGGCCACGACTGCGGGAACGTTCGAACTGGCGGGCCTGCACATGAACATCGCGTCCGGCCGCCACGACTGCTTCTGA
- a CDS encoding nuclear transport factor 2 family protein — MSETLHSAAATVASWRSAEEHGDVDAAVACLSPDVVLSSPLTDQFRFEGSDQLRDFLTVAFAAVKDVRYHTQTGEGDAYALVYRARVGSQSFEEVQLLRLDDQARITEITLFGRPMPALTALMHLMGPALARQQGRRGLAALMSVSTVPIHAMVSSGDSSMVAKTRPTAR; from the coding sequence ATGTCCGAGACGCTGCACTCCGCCGCCGCCACCGTGGCGAGCTGGCGCTCCGCCGAGGAACACGGTGACGTCGATGCCGCGGTCGCGTGCCTGAGCCCGGACGTCGTGCTCAGCTCGCCGCTCACCGACCAGTTCCGCTTTGAGGGATCTGACCAGCTACGTGACTTCCTGACCGTGGCGTTCGCGGCGGTCAAGGACGTCCGCTACCACACCCAGACCGGCGAGGGCGACGCGTACGCGCTGGTCTACCGGGCGCGGGTGGGTTCCCAGTCGTTCGAGGAGGTGCAGTTGCTGCGGCTCGACGACCAAGCACGTATTACGGAGATCACGCTCTTCGGGCGTCCGATGCCCGCGCTCACCGCCCTGATGCACCTCATGGGTCCGGCGCTCGCTCGCCAGCAGGGCCGCCGGGGCCTTGCGGCGCTCATGAGCGTCAGCACTGTACCCATTCACGCGATGGTCTCCTCGGGGGACAGCAGCATGGTCGCGAAGACCCGGCCGACAGCCCGGTAG
- a CDS encoding alpha/beta fold hydrolase, which yields MTGPAARRIAGVGVELAAYQWGASTAPAVVLVHGYPDTSAVWRPVAERLADQFHVTAFDVRGAGASHRPRGLRAYRMSCLEADLEAVLDAVSPDRPVHLVGHDRGSIHSWESVTGTRLAGRIASFTSISGPCLDHVGHLIRARLRPRHPDLPKMLRQAARSWYIAYFHFPLLPALTWRALGHRWRAFLTGSQGVPGDTPYPAQTLARDAVVSTALYRANMLPRLLRPRDRRTTVPVQLIIPTRDFCVTPVLSYRVEHWTGRIQRRPIDAGHWVQLSHPEEIASRIAEFAHRIEDGSRRTHTPGHTAYPI from the coding sequence ATGACCGGCCCGGCCGCCCGCCGGATCGCAGGGGTCGGCGTGGAGTTGGCCGCCTACCAATGGGGAGCGTCCACGGCTCCTGCGGTGGTGCTGGTCCACGGCTATCCGGACACCAGCGCCGTGTGGCGCCCGGTCGCCGAGCGCCTGGCCGACCAATTCCACGTCACGGCCTTCGACGTGCGGGGAGCCGGTGCCTCCCACCGGCCCAGGGGGCTGCGCGCCTATCGGATGTCCTGTCTGGAAGCCGACCTGGAGGCGGTGCTCGACGCCGTAAGCCCCGACCGCCCGGTGCACCTGGTCGGACACGACAGGGGATCGATCCACTCCTGGGAGTCGGTCACCGGCACCCGCCTGGCCGGGCGGATCGCCTCGTTCACCTCCATCTCCGGACCCTGCCTGGACCACGTCGGCCACCTGATCCGTGCCCGCCTCCGACCCCGGCATCCGGATCTGCCGAAGATGCTGCGACAGGCCGCACGGTCCTGGTACATCGCCTACTTCCATTTCCCGCTCCTGCCCGCCCTGACCTGGAGAGCACTGGGACACCGCTGGCGCGCCTTCCTCACCGGCTCCCAAGGCGTGCCCGGGGACACCCCCTACCCCGCGCAGACGCTGGCCCGCGACGCCGTGGTCAGCACCGCGCTCTACCGCGCCAACATGCTGCCCCGCCTGCTGCGCCCCCGGGACCGGCGAACCACTGTCCCGGTTCAACTCATCATCCCCACCCGCGACTTCTGCGTCACCCCAGTGCTGTCGTACAGAGTGGAGCACTGGACGGGCCGGATACAACGGCGCCCGATCGACGCCGGGCACTGGGTACAGCTCAGCCACCCCGAGGAGATCGCGTCCCGGATCGCGGAATTCGCCCACCGCATCGAGGACGGCTCCCGCCGCACTCACACTCCGGGCCACACCGCGTATCCGATCTGA
- a CDS encoding TetR/AcrR family transcriptional regulator, producing the protein MARLKTHDEALRLRLLHRAAATVFDRGTAALSLRQLAADVKTSTTAVYSLFGNKAGLLRSLYEEAARLFVARLAAIRPTDDPAADVIRLGLVYREYAIANPHLYAILFADRSVQCPSESESERPREAIETYRPLVDAVRRGQQAGQFSSESDPEVIALSVWGTAHGLVSLVLSGNEPPGLAVADCYERALGVLVAGWRVSEGKVQAFADVP; encoded by the coding sequence ATGGCCAGGCTCAAGACACACGACGAAGCACTCCGGCTCCGGCTCCTGCACCGCGCGGCCGCCACGGTCTTCGACCGCGGCACCGCCGCGCTGAGCCTGCGACAGCTCGCCGCGGACGTGAAGACCTCGACCACGGCGGTCTACTCACTGTTCGGCAACAAGGCGGGTCTGCTCAGGAGCCTGTACGAGGAGGCCGCGCGGCTCTTCGTCGCACGCCTGGCAGCCATCCGTCCGACGGACGACCCGGCCGCCGACGTGATCCGACTAGGGCTCGTCTATCGCGAATACGCCATCGCCAACCCGCATCTCTACGCGATCCTCTTCGCCGACCGCAGCGTCCAGTGCCCGTCCGAGTCGGAGTCGGAGAGGCCGCGTGAAGCCATCGAGACCTACCGGCCCCTCGTCGACGCCGTCCGGCGCGGACAGCAGGCAGGGCAGTTCAGTTCGGAGTCCGACCCGGAGGTCATCGCGCTGTCGGTCTGGGGAACGGCCCATGGCCTGGTGTCCCTGGTGCTGTCGGGGAACGAGCCGCCCGGGCTCGCGGTCGCCGACTGCTACGAGCGGGCCTTGGGGGTATTGGTAGCGGGGTGGCGAGTCAGCGAGGGGAAGGTTCAGGCGTTCGCGGACGTGCCGTGA
- a CDS encoding oxidoreductase, with the protein MTTNRLVALVTGASSGIGKQTALALVAAGFEVAGTGRDTSRVTPLQGVTFFDLDVVSDKSVTAVVQQVIDRFGRIDVLVNNAGIGSIGAAEETSLAQAQGVFDINVFGVIRMVKEVLPHMRARGRGRIINLSSVQGFIPAPYMAVYGASKHAIEGYSQSLDHEVRQYGVRSLLVEPAYTNTGFEANSAKPDTPLQTYADQRHVFDRLMADAIKSGDDPAVVAKAVVTAATDAKPKLRYAAGPTAGRARLLRFVPAWVLDKQIRTMNKLVG; encoded by the coding sequence ATGACGACAAATCGACTGGTGGCCCTCGTGACGGGCGCCTCCTCCGGCATCGGGAAGCAGACCGCGCTCGCGCTGGTCGCGGCGGGTTTCGAGGTGGCCGGCACGGGCCGAGACACCTCACGTGTCACCCCGCTCCAGGGCGTGACGTTCTTCGACCTCGACGTGGTCAGTGACAAGTCGGTCACCGCGGTGGTCCAGCAGGTGATCGACCGGTTCGGGCGGATCGACGTCCTGGTCAACAACGCCGGCATCGGCTCGATCGGCGCGGCCGAGGAGACCTCCCTCGCGCAGGCCCAGGGCGTCTTCGACATCAACGTCTTCGGGGTCATTCGCATGGTGAAGGAGGTCCTGCCGCACATGCGCGCCCGGGGGCGCGGACGCATCATCAACCTCTCGTCCGTGCAGGGCTTCATCCCCGCTCCCTACATGGCGGTCTACGGCGCGTCCAAGCACGCGATCGAGGGCTACTCCCAGTCCCTGGACCACGAGGTCCGGCAGTACGGCGTCCGCTCGCTCCTGGTCGAACCCGCCTACACCAACACCGGGTTCGAGGCCAACAGCGCCAAGCCCGACACCCCCCTGCAGACCTACGCCGACCAGCGGCACGTCTTCGACCGCCTGATGGCGGACGCGATCAAGAGCGGTGACGACCCCGCCGTGGTCGCCAAGGCGGTTGTCACGGCCGCGACCGACGCGAAGCCGAAACTGCGCTACGCCGCCGGCCCCACGGCCGGACGCGCACGCCTGCTCCGCTTCGTTCCCGCCTGGGTCCTGGACAAGCAGATCCGCACGATGAACAAGCTCGTCGGCTGA
- a CDS encoding MMPL family transporter, with translation MFEGFGRLLYRRRKPVLILTMLFAVLSGAYGAGVFGSLTPLGFQDPGSDSVRAAHIAEKAFPQRTPDAVIVYRDKDRTVDDPSFQRAVVKQLESLPKSEVTGYLDFWTTRMPAQVSHDRHATYVALNLHGSSEKAKEDAYKAVKDKIPAPGLQTLQGGTVPTGHQASEKIEHDLRTAEIISAPVLFLLLLVVFGGLTAAFLPLLVGVLSILGSMAVLRTIANITDVSVFSMSLVTILGLAVAIDYGLLIVSRYREELAAGYTGETAIGRTLATAGRTVMVSGTTVAAALAGLTLFPSTFLKSMSYGGVAAVLLAVLFSLVALPALLAAMGPKVNAFSLRRKKAGRSTAAGEGAWYRFGHGLMRRRWVVVVGAVGLLLTLALPFSKIEFGSINAQQLPSTSEGRQVFNAMEHDFDGDAVKSIDSLLVLKSDGTSKEQGAALKAYAERLGATEGATSARISGVEGTTARVSVTYDGNPISTHARDLVNRLKDVPEPPGARAYFGGESAVYDDTLDALGETLPWMLLYIAVMTYVLLFLAFGSVLLPLKAIAMNMLSLSATFGVLVWIFQDGHLHNLLGFDPTGNIEPNMPIMLFALIFGLSMDYEVFLVSRMREQYDKQGDSTEAVAMGLRSIGRLVVSAAVLMCVPLAAIGMSDVLTIKLFGVGMVFAVLVDVLVVRILLGTAVMRLLGRAAWWAPGPLARFYDRFGIKETDVPEDTDERVPVATG, from the coding sequence ATGTTTGAGGGGTTCGGGCGGCTGCTGTACCGCAGGCGAAAGCCGGTGCTGATACTGACCATGCTGTTCGCCGTCCTGTCCGGGGCCTACGGCGCCGGAGTCTTCGGCTCCCTGACACCGCTCGGCTTCCAGGACCCCGGCTCGGACAGCGTGCGCGCTGCCCACATCGCCGAGAAGGCGTTCCCGCAGCGGACACCCGACGCGGTGATCGTCTACCGCGACAAGGACCGTACCGTCGACGACCCGTCCTTCCAGCGGGCGGTCGTCAAGCAGTTGGAGTCCCTGCCGAAGTCGGAGGTGACCGGCTACCTGGACTTCTGGACGACCAGGATGCCGGCGCAGGTCAGCCACGACCGGCACGCCACCTACGTGGCCCTGAACCTGCACGGCAGCAGCGAGAAGGCCAAGGAGGACGCGTACAAGGCGGTCAAGGACAAGATCCCGGCACCGGGCCTTCAGACGCTGCAGGGCGGCACGGTGCCCACCGGTCACCAGGCGAGTGAGAAGATCGAACACGACCTGAGAACCGCGGAAATCATCTCGGCCCCCGTGCTCTTCCTGCTCCTGCTGGTCGTGTTCGGCGGTCTGACCGCGGCCTTCCTCCCGCTGCTCGTCGGCGTGCTCTCCATCCTCGGTTCGATGGCCGTCCTGCGGACCATCGCGAACATCACCGACGTGTCCGTGTTCTCCATGAGCCTGGTCACGATCCTGGGTCTCGCGGTCGCCATCGACTACGGCCTGCTGATCGTGAGCCGCTACCGCGAGGAACTGGCGGCCGGTTACACCGGCGAAACGGCGATCGGGCGCACCCTCGCCACGGCCGGGCGCACCGTGATGGTCTCCGGCACCACGGTCGCGGCGGCGCTGGCCGGACTGACCCTCTTCCCGTCGACGTTCCTGAAGTCGATGTCGTACGGCGGCGTGGCAGCGGTCCTGCTGGCGGTGCTCTTCTCACTGGTCGCGCTGCCCGCGCTGCTCGCCGCGATGGGACCGAAGGTCAACGCCTTCTCGCTGCGCCGCAAGAAGGCAGGGCGGTCGACGGCGGCGGGCGAGGGTGCCTGGTACCGGTTCGGGCACGGCCTGATGCGGCGGCGGTGGGTCGTGGTGGTGGGCGCGGTGGGCCTGCTGCTGACGCTCGCCCTGCCGTTCTCCAAGATCGAGTTCGGTTCCATCAACGCGCAGCAGCTGCCGAGCACTTCCGAGGGCCGCCAGGTCTTCAACGCCATGGAGCACGACTTCGACGGCGACGCGGTGAAGTCCATCGACTCGCTGCTCGTGCTGAAGTCCGACGGGACCTCGAAGGAGCAGGGCGCGGCGCTGAAGGCGTACGCCGAGCGGCTCGGTGCCACCGAGGGCGCCACGAGCGCCCGGATCAGCGGCGTGGAGGGCACCACGGCCCGGGTGTCGGTCACCTACGACGGCAATCCCATCTCGACCCACGCGCGCGACCTGGTGAACCGGCTCAAGGACGTCCCCGAACCGCCGGGCGCCCGGGCGTACTTCGGCGGCGAGTCGGCGGTGTACGACGACACCCTGGACGCACTGGGCGAGACCCTGCCGTGGATGCTGCTCTACATCGCGGTGATGACGTACGTCCTGCTGTTCCTCGCATTCGGCTCGGTGCTGCTGCCGTTGAAGGCGATCGCGATGAACATGCTGTCGCTGTCCGCGACCTTCGGTGTCCTGGTCTGGATCTTCCAGGACGGCCATCTGCACAACCTGCTCGGCTTCGATCCGACGGGCAACATCGAGCCCAACATGCCGATCATGCTGTTCGCGCTGATCTTCGGGCTCTCCATGGACTACGAGGTGTTCCTGGTGTCCCGGATGCGGGAGCAGTACGACAAGCAGGGCGACAGCACGGAAGCCGTGGCGATGGGGCTGCGGTCCATCGGCCGTCTGGTCGTGAGCGCGGCGGTGCTGATGTGCGTGCCGCTCGCGGCGATCGGGATGAGCGATGTGCTGACCATCAAGCTGTTCGGCGTCGGCATGGTGTTCGCGGTCCTGGTGGACGTGCTGGTGGTGCGCATCCTGCTGGGAACGGCCGTCATGAGACTGCTGGGCAGGGCGGCCTGGTGGGCTCCGGGCCCGCTCGCCCGCTTCTACGACCGATTCGGTATCAAGGAGACGGACGTGCCGGAGGACACCGACGAGCGAGTCCCCGTCGCCACGGGCTGA
- a CDS encoding L-dopachrome tautomerase-related protein produces the protein MKRRTFLTATTASLAATQLAGPASASASPSGSTAGHYEVVARFWGAMPTGVTVSRRGRIFVNFPRWGDDVPFTVAELRGGKPVAYPDAEVNRQDASDLAGHFQSVQSVVVDPADRLWILDTGSPLFAGSSYGGPKLVAVDLRTDRIVRKILFPPEVVPANSYPNDVRFDLRRGAEGMAFITDSGGSNGIIVVDLATGRSWRRLTGHPSALPDPDFVPVIDGQPFMVRPAGGEPTSYETGSDGIALSADGTRLYYCPLSSRRLHSVSTDALADPDTTDAEVAATVEDLGFKPMADGLESDDKGRLYGGDLEHNAIWRRSPNGTYRTLAQGSDLNWIDTLSIASDRHLYATANQLDRLAPFHEGQDLRRKPYLLVRLPIDAGPVRLV, from the coding sequence ATGAAGCGACGTACGTTCCTTACGGCGACCACCGCGTCGCTGGCCGCCACCCAACTCGCCGGACCCGCCTCCGCCTCCGCCTCCCCCTCCGGTTCAACAGCCGGTCACTACGAGGTCGTTGCCCGCTTCTGGGGCGCGATGCCGACGGGTGTTACCGTCTCGCGCCGCGGCCGCATCTTCGTCAACTTCCCCCGCTGGGGCGACGACGTCCCGTTCACCGTCGCCGAACTGCGCGGCGGGAAGCCGGTTGCCTACCCCGACGCCGAGGTGAACCGTCAGGACGCCTCAGACCTGGCCGGGCACTTCCAGTCGGTGCAGAGCGTCGTCGTCGACCCGGCCGACCGGCTGTGGATCCTCGACACCGGAAGCCCGCTGTTCGCCGGGTCCTCCTACGGCGGTCCCAAGCTCGTGGCGGTCGACCTGCGCACCGACCGGATCGTACGGAAGATCCTCTTCCCGCCCGAGGTGGTGCCGGCGAACAGCTACCCCAACGACGTGCGCTTCGACCTGCGGCGCGGCGCCGAGGGCATGGCCTTCATCACCGACTCGGGCGGCTCCAACGGCATCATCGTGGTCGACCTCGCCACGGGCCGCTCCTGGCGGCGACTGACCGGGCACCCCTCGGCACTCCCGGACCCGGACTTCGTTCCGGTCATCGATGGCCAGCCCTTCATGGTCCGCCCCGCGGGCGGCGAGCCCACCTCTTACGAGACCGGCTCCGACGGCATCGCTCTCAGCGCCGACGGCACGCGCCTCTACTACTGCCCGCTCTCCAGCCGCCGACTGCACAGCGTGTCCACCGACGCCCTCGCCGACCCGGACACCACGGACGCCGAGGTGGCGGCGACGGTCGAGGATCTCGGGTTCAAGCCGATGGCCGACGGCCTGGAGAGCGACGACAAGGGGCGGCTCTACGGCGGCGACCTGGAACACAACGCCATCTGGCGCAGGAGCCCGAACGGCACCTACCGGACCCTCGCCCAGGGGAGCGACCTGAACTGGATCGACACCCTGTCCATCGCCTCGGACCGGCACCTGTACGCCACCGCCAACCAACTCGACCGGCTGGCGCCCTTCCACGAGGGCCAGGACCTGCGTCGCAAGCCCTATCTCCTGGTCCGCCTGCCGATCGACGCCGGGCCCGTCAGGCTCGTGTGA
- a CDS encoding MerR family transcriptional regulator, producing MRISELSRRSGVPMATIKYYRREGLLPEGRALNATAVEYGEEHIQRLRLIRSLIQLGGLSVARTREVLDAVDRPLDGFETLGVVHHALPVPSAETHGKSGADNEDSPGAENTADEAVPGGAATRVEALIENMGWRISDASPHRPALAESLAALSRLGTDYTVDDLVPYAQLATSTADLDFAQFEGIEDRIALAERAVVLTVLFEPVVRLLRRLAQEDANHRRHDRRACERSEQPEE from the coding sequence ATGAGGATTTCAGAGCTCAGCCGACGGTCCGGGGTGCCGATGGCGACCATCAAGTACTACCGGCGGGAAGGGCTGCTTCCCGAGGGGCGCGCGCTGAACGCGACGGCGGTCGAGTACGGCGAGGAGCACATCCAACGGCTCCGTCTGATCCGTTCGCTCATCCAGCTCGGCGGGCTGTCCGTCGCCCGTACCCGTGAAGTGCTCGATGCGGTGGACCGTCCACTGGACGGGTTCGAGACCCTGGGCGTCGTCCACCACGCACTCCCCGTGCCCTCCGCAGAGACGCACGGCAAGAGCGGCGCGGACAACGAGGACAGCCCCGGAGCGGAGAACACCGCCGACGAGGCTGTACCGGGCGGAGCCGCCACGAGGGTCGAGGCTCTCATCGAGAACATGGGCTGGCGGATCTCCGACGCGTCACCGCACCGCCCCGCACTCGCCGAAAGTCTCGCCGCGCTGAGCCGCCTCGGCACCGACTACACGGTCGACGACCTCGTCCCCTACGCACAACTCGCCACCTCCACCGCCGATTTGGACTTCGCGCAGTTCGAGGGGATCGAGGACCGCATCGCCCTCGCCGAGCGGGCGGTGGTCCTCACCGTGCTGTTCGAGCCGGTCGTCCGGCTGCTACGGCGCCTGGCCCAGGAGGACGCGAACCACCGGCGCCATGATCGCCGTGCATGCGAGCGCAGCGAGCAGCCGGAGGAGTGA